From the genome of Prosthecobacter dejongeii, one region includes:
- a CDS encoding HsdM family class I SAM-dependent methyltransferase, protein MNFKINESATKLRGGYYTPEDVARYLAKWVLGIKPRTILEPSCGDGAFIRALKGQHRFRLSFTGVELLNEEARKSRKACKENDLIDGEIVAGDFLDWGLKSIEEGTQFSAILGNPPYIRYQYLAPQDQILSEELFVKFCLAFTKHTNAWVPFVIASVAMLEAGGRLGMVVPAEILHVLHATSLRKFLLTQCSKIVIVDPNELLFDEALQGTVLLMVEKKKKPASASQGVAVLTGSKEDLLCEEPEELFNNAKPVSGDMLNGKWMKVLLTPRELEVFESAKHKKGVRLFRDVASVDVGIVTGANKFFLVNDETVKEYGLKRYAKPMFGRSGHCPGVIYDREGHTNKNEGGTASNFVMIGNVPMEELPEKVQDYIKFGEEQNLHKRYKCRIRSPWYSVPSVYSTEVAMLKRAHNYPRLILNSARAYTTDTAYRIKTVDPSIQPESLVYGFVNSLTALTGELEGRHYGGGVLEMVPSEIEKMLVPIVNISESDLRRLDLLVRSNEAADDVLRAQDKIVLKAAGFTKEEAAILHEAWRRIRSRRLREVHQEKGDSISDE, encoded by the coding sequence ATGAATTTTAAAATAAATGAATCGGCGACAAAGCTTCGAGGCGGTTACTACACGCCTGAGGATGTTGCTAGATACTTGGCAAAATGGGTGCTTGGCATCAAGCCGAGGACTATCCTTGAACCCAGTTGCGGTGATGGAGCTTTCATCCGCGCATTGAAAGGCCAGCATCGTTTCCGTTTGTCTTTCACCGGCGTGGAGCTGCTGAATGAAGAAGCGCGGAAAAGTCGAAAGGCCTGCAAGGAGAACGATTTGATCGATGGCGAAATCGTTGCTGGAGATTTCTTGGATTGGGGGCTGAAATCAATTGAAGAGGGGACTCAGTTCAGCGCGATTCTGGGCAATCCCCCATACATTCGTTATCAGTATTTGGCCCCTCAAGACCAAATCTTGTCCGAGGAACTGTTTGTAAAGTTTTGCCTCGCTTTTACGAAGCACACAAACGCATGGGTTCCGTTCGTGATCGCAAGTGTGGCAATGCTTGAAGCTGGTGGCCGTCTGGGAATGGTCGTGCCGGCCGAAATTCTGCATGTGCTTCACGCAACTTCTCTTCGCAAATTCTTGCTAACCCAGTGCAGCAAAATCGTCATCGTTGACCCCAACGAACTTCTTTTTGATGAAGCACTACAGGGAACAGTTCTGCTGATGGTTGAGAAGAAAAAGAAGCCCGCCTCAGCGAGTCAAGGAGTGGCAGTTCTCACTGGATCAAAAGAGGATCTTCTCTGCGAGGAGCCGGAAGAGCTTTTCAACAACGCTAAACCCGTCTCTGGGGACATGCTCAATGGAAAATGGATGAAAGTGTTGCTGACGCCGAGGGAACTCGAAGTCTTTGAATCCGCAAAACACAAGAAAGGTGTGCGGTTGTTTCGCGATGTGGCCAGTGTGGACGTTGGGATCGTTACAGGAGCTAATAAGTTCTTCCTGGTAAATGATGAGACAGTCAAAGAATACGGCCTCAAGCGCTACGCAAAGCCCATGTTTGGCCGTAGTGGACACTGCCCTGGCGTGATCTATGATCGCGAGGGCCACACGAATAAAAATGAAGGAGGCACGGCTTCAAATTTTGTGATGATTGGGAACGTCCCGATGGAAGAACTTCCCGAAAAAGTCCAAGATTACATTAAGTTTGGCGAAGAACAAAACCTGCACAAACGCTACAAGTGCCGGATCAGGTCCCCTTGGTATTCCGTGCCTTCTGTTTATTCAACAGAGGTGGCCATGCTGAAGAGAGCCCACAATTATCCAAGGTTGATTCTCAACAGTGCTCGGGCCTACACAACAGACACAGCATACAGAATCAAAACGGTAGATCCTTCCATCCAACCCGAGTCTTTGGTATATGGATTTGTTAACAGCTTAACTGCCTTGACTGGTGAGCTTGAGGGGAGGCACTACGGCGGTGGAGTGCTTGAAATGGTTCCGTCAGAAATTGAAAAAATGCTGGTCCCAATAGTGAACATTTCTGAGAGTGACCTGAGGCGCCTGGACCTACTAGTCAGAAGCAACGAGGCTGCTGACGATGTGCTTCGAGCGCAAGATAAAATCGTTCTCAAAGCAGCGGGCTTTACAAAAGAAGAGGCCGCGATTTTACATGAGGCATGGAGGCGTATCCGTTCACGGAGATTGAGAGAGGTTCATCAAGAGAAAGGAGACTCAATCAGCGATGAGTGA